A part of Haloarchaeobius sp. HME9146 genomic DNA contains:
- a CDS encoding phosphoglycolate phosphatase, whose protein sequence is MTDLPPLVLDIDGTLTRPDHGVDPRVFDPIRDWPAPVVIATGKAFPYPVALCQFIGIEERVIAENGGIGFVDDEVLVHGDGESATAAVRAFTENGGDLGWGRSDLVNRWRETEVALRRDADEELLRRIATDHGVEVVDTGYAYHVKQGDMSKGRLLEEVAPRLGYDPADFVAIGDSENDVSTFERVGRSYATANADDAAKAAADVVLEGAHATGTLAALAELRES, encoded by the coding sequence ATGACCGACCTCCCCCCGCTCGTCCTCGACATCGACGGGACGCTCACGCGACCCGACCACGGCGTCGACCCGCGCGTGTTCGACCCCATCCGTGACTGGCCCGCTCCTGTCGTCATCGCCACCGGGAAAGCGTTCCCCTACCCGGTCGCGCTCTGCCAGTTCATCGGCATCGAAGAGCGCGTCATCGCGGAGAACGGCGGTATCGGCTTCGTCGACGACGAGGTGCTGGTCCACGGTGACGGTGAATCAGCGACCGCCGCGGTCCGGGCGTTCACCGAGAACGGCGGCGACCTCGGCTGGGGGCGCTCCGACCTCGTGAACCGCTGGCGCGAGACCGAGGTCGCGCTCCGGCGCGACGCCGACGAGGAGCTCCTCCGGCGCATCGCGACCGACCACGGCGTCGAGGTCGTCGACACCGGCTACGCCTACCACGTCAAACAGGGCGACATGTCCAAGGGCCGGCTGCTGGAAGAAGTCGCCCCCCGTCTCGGCTACGACCCCGCTGACTTCGTCGCGATCGGGGACTCGGAGAACGACGTGTCCACCTTCGAACGCGTCGGCCGAAGCTACGCGACCGCGAACGCGGACGACGCCGCGAAAGCAGCTGCTGACGTTGTTCTCGAGGGTGCACACGCGACGGGGACGCTCGCTGCACTCGCCGAGCTTCGAGAGTCGTAG
- a CDS encoding Cdc6/Cdc18 family protein, with protein MDLKTRIRRRQRNGADAPVVLDYDAISPDVHVEEPTGRGPVLERLLDYFNPVFDQRLPPNAYVWGPPGAGKSAVLTSLCSHLDRLVSHGGSAIHTTTRAQSGTAPAFVYVDARRANNELGLYHAVIDGLLEESVPKQGVGSDDLRDRLVAHLEKPTCDAVITVDHVEEADTVSLELLDECFDPVSESLSWVAVGRDDPDSFDDAVRPPERIEIPAYERHTLVDVLTARASDGLARQVIEHEQVRRLADWAQGDAHDALAGLFGAADVASEAGHDRIRERDLETGMDAVPRPSVSLGRVLTLPANRQLVLRKLVDLDEESAKSVGAATEAIAASPDVDLSAATVKRFLYELAEAGITERVTSEHAAGAGRPPSRLEPRFPTLVFRRLYDLRAD; from the coding sequence ATGGACCTCAAGACACGAATACGCCGCCGCCAGCGAAACGGTGCAGACGCGCCGGTAGTCCTGGATTACGACGCGATCAGCCCGGACGTTCACGTCGAGGAGCCCACCGGCCGCGGGCCGGTGCTCGAACGGTTGCTCGACTACTTCAACCCCGTATTCGACCAGCGCCTGCCCCCGAACGCCTACGTCTGGGGACCGCCGGGTGCGGGTAAGTCTGCGGTGCTGACCAGCCTCTGCTCGCACCTCGACAGACTGGTCTCTCACGGCGGCTCTGCCATCCACACGACCACCCGCGCACAGAGTGGCACCGCGCCAGCGTTCGTCTACGTCGACGCTCGGCGTGCGAACAACGAGCTCGGCCTCTATCACGCGGTCATCGACGGTCTACTCGAGGAATCGGTCCCGAAGCAGGGTGTCGGCAGCGACGACCTCCGCGACCGGCTGGTCGCACACCTCGAGAAACCGACCTGCGATGCGGTCATCACGGTCGACCACGTCGAAGAGGCGGACACGGTCTCGCTGGAACTGCTCGACGAGTGCTTCGACCCCGTCTCCGAATCGCTCTCGTGGGTGGCCGTCGGACGCGACGACCCGGACAGCTTCGACGACGCGGTCCGGCCGCCGGAACGCATCGAGATTCCGGCCTACGAGCGCCACACCCTGGTCGACGTGTTGACGGCGCGTGCGTCCGACGGACTCGCGCGACAGGTGATCGAACACGAGCAGGTCCGCCGGCTCGCGGACTGGGCGCAAGGCGACGCCCACGATGCACTCGCTGGCCTGTTCGGTGCCGCTGACGTGGCGAGCGAGGCAGGCCACGACCGTATCCGGGAGCGTGACCTTGAGACGGGGATGGATGCTGTGCCCCGGCCATCGGTGTCGCTCGGTCGCGTCTTGACCCTCCCGGCGAACCGCCAGCTGGTCCTCCGGAAACTCGTCGACCTCGATGAGGAGTCGGCAAAGTCCGTCGGGGCGGCCACGGAGGCTATCGCCGCCTCGCCCGACGTGGACCTGTCGGCTGCGACCGTCAAGCGGTTCCTCTACGAACTCGCCGAGGCTGGCATCACCGAGCGCGTGACCAGCGAGCACGCCGCCGGGGCTGGCCGGCCCCCGAGCCGGCTCGAACCGCGGTTCCCGACGCTCGTCTTCCGGCGGCTGTACGACCTGCGGGCGGACTGA
- a CDS encoding GTP-binding protein: protein MGLKEEIEAIEEEISNTPYNKSTEAHIGRLKSKLAQKKEKLEKQQSGSGGGQGYAVEKHGDASVALVGFPSVGKSTLINAMTNADSETGEYEFTTLTVNPGMADIKGANIQLLDVPGLIEGAAEGRGGGKEVLSVVRSADLLVFVLSVFEIEQYDRLREELYKNKVRIDQTPPRVTIRKKIKDGIKVTSTVDQPMDDDTIKQVLREHGYVNADINLGEELDIDRLIDGIMDNRVYTPSIVAVNKADLIDPEYKEHVDEELRKRDLNPDKATFISAQEEKGLDALKERIWDHLGLIRVYMDKPGRGIDWEEPLVVPEGSTIGESLPKLGGDIEKRFRFARIRGPSAKHDGQQVGEDHVLQDEDILKLILRK from the coding sequence ATGGGGCTGAAAGAGGAGATCGAGGCGATCGAGGAGGAGATATCCAACACGCCCTACAACAAGTCGACGGAGGCCCACATCGGCCGGCTGAAGTCGAAGCTCGCACAGAAGAAAGAGAAGCTGGAGAAACAGCAGTCGGGCAGCGGCGGCGGCCAGGGCTACGCCGTCGAGAAGCACGGTGACGCCTCGGTCGCGCTCGTCGGGTTCCCGAGTGTCGGGAAGTCGACGCTCATCAACGCGATGACGAACGCCGACTCCGAGACCGGCGAGTACGAGTTCACCACGCTCACGGTTAACCCCGGGATGGCCGACATCAAGGGTGCGAATATCCAGCTTCTGGACGTGCCAGGGCTCATCGAAGGTGCCGCCGAAGGTCGTGGTGGCGGGAAAGAGGTGCTCTCTGTCGTCCGGAGCGCCGACCTCCTCGTGTTCGTCCTCTCCGTATTCGAGATAGAGCAGTACGACCGCCTGCGCGAGGAGCTGTACAAGAACAAGGTCCGTATCGACCAGACCCCACCCCGGGTGACCATCCGCAAGAAGATCAAAGACGGCATCAAGGTCACCTCCACGGTCGACCAGCCGATGGACGACGACACGATCAAACAGGTCCTGCGCGAACACGGCTACGTCAACGCGGACATCAATCTCGGCGAGGAACTCGACATCGACCGGCTCATCGACGGCATCATGGACAACCGCGTGTACACACCGTCCATCGTCGCCGTCAACAAAGCCGACCTCATCGACCCCGAGTACAAGGAACACGTCGACGAGGAACTCAGAAAGCGCGACCTCAACCCGGACAAGGCGACGTTCATCTCCGCACAGGAGGAGAAGGGCCTCGATGCCCTCAAAGAACGTATCTGGGACCACCTCGGCCTCATCCGCGTCTACATGGACAAACCCGGCCGCGGCATCGACTGGGAGGAACCCCTGGTCGTCCCCGAAGGGTCGACCATCGGCGAATCCCTGCCCAAGCTCGGCGGCGACATCGAGAAGCGATTCCGCTTCGCGCGCATCCGCGGACCGAGTGCGAAACACGACGGGCAGCAGGTCGGTGAAGACCACGTCCTCCAGGACGAGGACATCCTGAAGCTCATCCTCCGCAAGTGA